Proteins encoded within one genomic window of Candidatus Syntrophocurvum alkaliphilum:
- a CDS encoding quaternary amine ABC transporter ATP-binding protein produces the protein MEKIKVENLTKIYGPSPKSVLKQLNKGISKEKILKDRGHTIGVHNASFTIEEEETFVIMGLSGSGKSTLIRCLNLLNKPTTGSIYIDGEDITKYNKAKLKELRQNKMAMVFQNFGLFTHMTVMENVEYGLSVKKNPKEERQKVVLDVLKVVGLEGWEYHYPHELSGGMQQRVGLARALAQDPSILLMDEPFSALDPLIRRDMQLELIDLQTKLQKTIVFITHDINEAFKLGDRVAIMKDGIIEQIGTPEEILAEPASDYIKDFLQDIDRSKVLQAKNIMVKPSAMTFINSGPRVALQEMRANNISSIFVVNKNRELKGIVTVDDAIDAIKNNYTLEQILKHDYFTTEPEAYIQDLIPLATDTKYPIAVLDENNRFLGIIVRVSILSGLT, from the coding sequence ATGGAAAAGATAAAGGTTGAAAATTTAACAAAAATATATGGTCCCTCCCCTAAATCAGTATTGAAGCAGTTAAACAAAGGGATATCCAAAGAAAAGATCTTAAAAGACAGAGGGCATACTATAGGGGTGCATAATGCCTCTTTTACCATAGAAGAAGAGGAAACCTTTGTAATCATGGGGCTTTCTGGTAGTGGTAAATCTACATTAATTCGCTGTTTAAATCTGTTGAACAAACCTACAACAGGCAGTATTTATATTGATGGTGAAGATATAACAAAGTACAACAAAGCAAAATTAAAGGAATTAAGACAGAATAAAATGGCTATGGTCTTTCAGAATTTTGGACTATTTACTCACATGACAGTAATGGAAAATGTAGAGTATGGTTTGTCTGTGAAAAAAAACCCTAAGGAAGAAAGACAAAAAGTTGTGCTCGATGTCTTGAAAGTAGTGGGATTAGAAGGTTGGGAATATCATTATCCTCATGAACTAAGTGGTGGTATGCAACAACGAGTAGGCTTAGCTCGAGCTTTAGCCCAAGATCCTAGTATATTGCTAATGGATGAGCCCTTTAGTGCTCTTGATCCACTGATTCGTCGTGATATGCAGCTAGAATTAATTGATTTACAGACTAAATTGCAAAAGACTATAGTTTTTATTACTCATGATATTAATGAAGCATTTAAATTAGGGGATAGGGTAGCGATAATGAAAGATGGGATAATTGAGCAGATAGGTACTCCGGAAGAAATATTAGCAGAACCAGCTAGTGACTATATAAAAGATTTTTTACAGGATATAGACCGCTCTAAAGTTTTGCAAGCTAAAAATATTATGGTAAAACCAAGTGCAATGACTTTTATTAATTCTGGTCCCCGTGTGGCACTGCAGGAAATGAGAGCAAATAATATTTCTAGTATTTTTGTAGTTAATAAAAACAGAGAACTCAAAGGAATAGTTACTGTGGATGATGCTATTGATGCAATCAAGAATAATTATACTTTAGAACAAATTTTAAAACATGATTATTTTACCACAGAACCGGAAGCCTATATTCAAGATCTTATACCACTTGCTACAGACACCAAATATCCTATAGCAGTATTAGATGAAAACAACAGATTTTTAGGAATTATAGTAAGGGTATCTATTCTTTCGGGTTTAACTTAG
- the cobD gene encoding threonine-phosphate decarboxylase CobD yields MNNNLEKNLSHGGNVWKAAEELGVKVHDIIDFSASINPLGPPTYAIEAIQNYLRLTEHYPEPSGKEFKLTLKKHLEIDPNNIVLGNGSMELIYLISRLFYKRRILTLAPSFSAYGKGINNPQIIRIPLDNNKNFKLPIGDLISNIQQNDLIFIANPNNPTGNVFKREDLLHILQTAAKLQAILVIDEAFMDFVTEQNESLKDLVYKYDNLIILRSITKFFALPGLRLGYAIASEEIISLMEDILPPWRVNTLALAAGKASIEDYEYIEKSHKLIKQEKEYLQTQLENLKELKVYPSTANFLLIEILNSNITANSLQQHIKNNSILIRDCSSFPGLSPYYFRIAVKSRIYNEKLIEQMRCIFK; encoded by the coding sequence ATGAATAATAATTTAGAGAAAAATTTATCACATGGTGGAAATGTATGGAAAGCAGCTGAAGAATTAGGGGTTAAAGTTCATGATATTATTGATTTTAGCGCTAGTATTAATCCTTTAGGCCCACCTACTTATGCTATAGAAGCTATACAAAACTATCTTAGATTAACTGAACACTATCCAGAACCCAGTGGCAAAGAATTTAAACTTACCTTAAAAAAGCATTTAGAAATAGATCCTAATAATATTGTATTAGGTAATGGTAGTATGGAATTAATCTATCTTATAAGTCGCCTATTTTATAAAAGACGAATCCTTACTTTAGCACCATCATTTTCTGCATATGGCAAAGGAATTAACAATCCTCAAATTATAAGAATCCCATTAGATAACAACAAGAATTTCAAATTACCTATTGGTGATTTGATAAGCAACATCCAACAAAATGACCTTATATTCATAGCTAACCCTAATAATCCCACCGGAAATGTATTTAAACGAGAAGACTTGCTTCACATTTTGCAAACTGCAGCTAAACTACAAGCAATACTAGTAATTGATGAAGCATTTATGGATTTTGTTACAGAGCAAAATGAATCATTGAAAGATTTAGTTTACAAGTATGATAATTTAATAATACTACGATCAATAACTAAATTTTTTGCATTACCTGGATTGCGTCTTGGTTATGCAATTGCTTCAGAAGAAATTATATCACTAATGGAAGATATACTTCCACCATGGCGCGTAAACACTCTCGCCCTAGCAGCAGGAAAAGCCTCTATTGAAGATTATGAATATATAGAAAAAAGCCACAAGTTAATAAAACAGGAAAAAGAATACTTACAAACACAATTAGAAAATCTAAAAGAATTGAAAGTTTATCCTTCAACTGCTAATTTTTTATTAATAGAAATATTAAATAGTAATATAACAGCAAATAGCCTACAGCAACATATAAAAAATAATAGTATACTAATTAGAGATTGTAGCTCTTTTCCAGGACTTAGCCCTTATTACTTTAGAATTGCAGTTAAAAGTAGAATATATAATGAAAAGCTAATAGAGCAAATGAGGTGTATTTTTAAGTGA
- a CDS encoding ABC transporter permease, giving the protein MEFPEFLRFELGIYVEKFIMWLILEHGNIFDAITSGVLYVLINIEKFVLMVPWWVFIALVFIFGWRIKGLVSAFLYAGLFTLIGSFGLWELLMLTIAIVLTAVLISIILGIPIGILMAYKDGVETAMRPILDAMQTMPSFVYLIPAMMLFGMGKVPAIFATMIYAIPPVIRLTNLGIREVSKEMVEAAISFGSSPLQLLTRVQIPQAMPTIMAGINQTIMMALAMVVICSMIGAGGLGSEVLISINRIDIARGFEAGLAIVILAIVIDRLTQGISQKNQTSENN; this is encoded by the coding sequence ATGGAATTTCCCGAATTTTTACGATTTGAACTAGGTATTTATGTAGAAAAATTCATAATGTGGCTAATTTTAGAACACGGAAATATTTTTGATGCTATAACCTCAGGGGTGCTTTATGTCTTAATTAATATTGAAAAATTTGTTTTAATGGTACCTTGGTGGGTATTTATAGCTCTAGTGTTTATTTTTGGTTGGAGAATAAAAGGATTAGTATCTGCTTTTCTATATGCCGGACTATTTACATTGATAGGATCTTTTGGTTTATGGGAACTATTGATGTTAACTATAGCTATAGTTCTTACAGCAGTTTTAATATCAATTATTTTAGGTATTCCTATCGGTATACTTATGGCTTATAAGGATGGTGTAGAAACTGCTATGAGACCAATACTAGACGCCATGCAGACTATGCCTAGTTTTGTCTATTTGATTCCGGCTATGATGTTATTTGGTATGGGTAAGGTGCCGGCGATTTTTGCTACTATGATTTATGCAATTCCCCCGGTAATTAGGCTAACTAACTTAGGTATCCGCGAGGTATCCAAAGAAATGGTGGAAGCGGCAATATCTTTTGGTTCCTCCCCCTTGCAGCTTTTAACTCGGGTGCAAATACCTCAAGCAATGCCTACTATAATGGCAGGTATTAATCAAACTATTATGATGGCATTAGCTATGGTAGTTATTTGTTCCATGATTGGAGCTGGTGGTTTAGGCTCAGAAGTACTGATTTCCATTAATCGAATAGATATAGCTAGAGGTTTTGAAGCAGGTCTAGCTATAGTAATTTTAGCGATAGTAATAGATAGGCTTACCCAGGGGATAAGCCAAAAAAATCAAACTTCAGAAAATAACTAA
- a CDS encoding S-layer homology domain-containing protein gives MKKYQILIACTVCFFFFFPSIALADKELTVREAIELVKTKIDIPEDATEFRSNYNEVNERGQWELNWQSEDQHIRVNVDQQTGNIHRMYSYDRTDETTPTLLPNVSEEKAFETAYEFMKLAIPNQVDQLKFKEEKNIEPRPLRFRSQYTFHFERIVNDITYVNNSASISICTTTGNITNYNFNWNYDADFVSPDNLITKEQAKEALESEIFELMYYKPSYADEKVVLIYGIRNVNQKMVDAKTGELYGSNQYRNYDKRELDGMVEEAAEGNLSPLELEEVELIEGIIPQEEAIKEAFKYFPLHEGFELSQTRMYEDYRDSSKRNWHFQWRNNENATDISGRVTATVDANTGEVYAFSKNIHDRDNQRPRYSKDEALKIADEFLKTHQPQKNKEIKLLNDNTTNVIDDSSQTANFRYVRLVDDIPFYNNGFNLSVNRVTGEVTSYSFNWSDYNFPDSSNIIDKESAFKKILKANPLVLNYVNTTNNNKINLYYHLSKNEPVYIDAVNKDLLTNSGQIYEEKDLVKFTDIKNHPAEQDISLLTQLGVISGSNNKFYPDQNATNAEFIKMLILAMGASPGEGKELNLYNDEWYAPYYQTAINRNIIDLDNLPAPNDDFKRITAAQLMVNSRGLNEIASFHDIFKFNVKDANNITNENTGYAALSYKLGYLNIQDSNFYPQNVLTRAEAASTIIEYMRNTER, from the coding sequence ATGAAAAAATATCAAATCCTCATTGCATGTACTGTGTGCTTTTTCTTTTTTTTTCCGAGTATTGCTCTTGCCGATAAAGAGCTTACTGTTAGAGAAGCAATTGAATTAGTTAAAACAAAGATCGATATTCCTGAAGATGCTACTGAATTTAGGTCAAATTACAATGAAGTTAATGAAAGAGGCCAATGGGAATTAAATTGGCAAAGCGAAGATCAGCATATAAGGGTAAATGTTGATCAACAAACCGGTAATATTCATCGCATGTATAGTTATGACCGTACTGATGAAACTACACCTACTTTATTACCAAATGTATCTGAAGAAAAGGCATTTGAAACCGCTTATGAATTCATGAAACTAGCAATACCTAATCAGGTAGATCAATTAAAGTTTAAAGAAGAAAAAAACATAGAGCCTAGACCTCTAAGATTTAGGTCTCAATACACATTTCATTTTGAAAGAATAGTAAATGACATTACTTACGTTAATAATAGCGCTTCCATAAGCATTTGTACTACCACCGGAAACATAACTAATTATAATTTCAATTGGAACTATGATGCAGATTTTGTTTCCCCTGATAACTTAATTACCAAAGAACAAGCTAAAGAAGCTTTAGAGAGTGAAATATTTGAACTTATGTATTATAAGCCTTCTTATGCTGATGAAAAAGTAGTTTTAATCTACGGAATTAGAAATGTAAATCAAAAAATGGTTGATGCCAAAACTGGTGAACTTTATGGTTCTAATCAATATAGAAATTATGATAAAAGAGAGCTAGACGGTATGGTTGAGGAAGCAGCAGAAGGTAATTTATCACCTTTAGAGCTAGAAGAAGTTGAATTAATCGAAGGAATTATTCCTCAAGAGGAAGCAATAAAAGAAGCTTTTAAGTATTTTCCCCTTCATGAAGGTTTCGAATTAAGCCAAACTAGAATGTATGAAGATTATAGGGACTCTAGCAAAAGAAATTGGCACTTTCAATGGCGTAACAACGAAAATGCTACTGATATAAGTGGAAGGGTAACAGCAACAGTTGATGCTAACACTGGTGAAGTATATGCCTTTTCTAAAAATATTCATGATCGTGACAACCAAAGACCCCGCTACTCAAAAGATGAAGCATTAAAAATAGCTGATGAGTTTTTAAAAACCCATCAGCCACAAAAAAATAAAGAGATAAAATTACTTAATGATAATACAACTAATGTGATAGATGATTCATCACAAACTGCTAACTTCCGATATGTAAGATTAGTTGATGATATACCCTTTTATAATAATGGTTTTAACCTAAGTGTTAATCGAGTTACTGGTGAAGTTACTTCATATAGTTTTAACTGGTCAGATTATAACTTTCCTGATTCTAGTAACATAATTGATAAAGAAAGTGCTTTCAAAAAAATATTAAAGGCAAACCCTTTAGTGCTTAATTATGTTAATACTACTAATAATAATAAAATAAATTTATATTATCACCTTTCTAAAAATGAACCAGTTTATATCGATGCAGTTAATAAAGATTTATTAACAAATTCAGGTCAAATTTATGAAGAAAAAGACCTGGTTAAGTTTACCGATATAAAGAACCATCCTGCAGAACAAGATATTTCGTTACTTACACAGTTAGGTGTAATTAGTGGTAGTAACAACAAATTTTACCCTGACCAAAATGCAACCAATGCTGAATTTATCAAAATGTTAATTTTAGCTATGGGCGCTTCTCCAGGTGAAGGTAAAGAATTAAATTTATATAATGATGAGTGGTATGCACCCTATTATCAAACTGCTATTAATAGAAATATTATAGATTTAGATAATTTACCTGCACCCAATGATGACTTTAAAAGAATTACAGCTGCTCAGTTAATGGTTAATTCAAGAGGTTTAAATGAAATAGCAAGTTTTCATGATATTTTCAAATTTAATGTCAAAGACGCCAACAATATTACCAACGAAAACACAGGATATGCTGCCCTTTCATACAAATTAGGATATTTAAACATACAAGACAGCAACTTTTATCCTCAAAACGTTTTAACTAGAGCAGAAGCAGCTAGTACTATTATCGAATACATGCGTAATACTGAACGCTAA
- the cobC gene encoding alpha-ribazole phosphatase, whose amino-acid sequence MKVFLLRHGETNWNYEQRYQGHTDIPLNDIGKEQARTVGKYLYKKEKIEAIYCSDLSRTKETAEIIADYLRLQVKCDARFREMSFGDWEGKTFTEVHNNYKEEFNEWVKDTLNTVVPGSKESFTQVRERAFTSLEEISKKHNGNVLIVTHGGVIKTLLYYIDPKNDMWETYIQPSSLSIINIENGKFQVISTGITVK is encoded by the coding sequence GTGAAGGTTTTTTTATTAAGGCATGGAGAAACAAATTGGAATTATGAACAACGATATCAAGGACATACAGATATTCCCCTTAATGATATTGGTAAAGAACAAGCAAGAACTGTTGGTAAATACTTGTATAAAAAAGAAAAAATTGAAGCTATCTACTGTAGCGATCTTTCAAGAACAAAGGAAACTGCTGAAATTATAGCAGACTATTTAAGACTGCAAGTAAAATGTGATGCACGTTTTAGAGAAATGTCATTTGGAGATTGGGAAGGCAAGACTTTTACCGAAGTACACAATAATTATAAGGAAGAATTTAATGAGTGGGTTAAAGATACTCTCAACACAGTAGTACCAGGAAGTAAAGAATCATTTACTCAAGTTAGAGAGCGAGCCTTTACAAGCCTCGAAGAAATTAGCAAAAAACATAATGGAAATGTATTAATAGTTACTCACGGAGGAGTAATAAAAACACTTCTTTACTATATTGATCCCAAAAACGACATGTGGGAAACCTATATACAACCGAGTTCACTTTCAATAATAAATATAGAAAATGGTAAATTTCAAGTAATTTCGACTGGAATAACAGTAAAATAA
- a CDS encoding ABC transporter substrate-binding protein, which produces MIGLRKKKYLSLLLVILLSSALLFTAGCGGQDTDGQATITFGNADWDSIKVHNHVARIIIEEGYNYNTDEISGSSDAIFQALTDGDVDVFMENWSNNRIDIYEEALERGDVVQASLNFDGSYEGLWVPTYMIEGDPDRGIEPMTPDLRTVKDLKDYWEVFEDPEEPGKGRIYGSIPGWTTDEIFREKLENYGLLEYYNYFSPGSDTALATSMITAYERGLPWVGYYWEPTWVISMLDMTLLEDEPFDQELWDSGYLCELPPQPVYVDVHQDFPERKPEVMEFLKNYETSSEMTGEALLYMQENDANEKEAAIWFLNEYEDLWTSWVPAEVADKVKQAL; this is translated from the coding sequence ATGATTGGTCTAAGAAAGAAAAAATATCTTAGTTTGTTGCTAGTTATTTTGTTATCTTCAGCCTTATTATTTACGGCCGGCTGTGGAGGACAAGATACAGATGGACAAGCTACGATAACTTTTGGAAATGCAGATTGGGATAGCATTAAAGTTCATAATCATGTAGCCCGTATTATTATTGAAGAAGGGTATAATTACAATACTGACGAAATAAGCGGTTCTAGTGATGCTATTTTCCAAGCATTGACTGATGGCGATGTAGATGTATTTATGGAGAATTGGAGTAATAATCGTATAGACATATATGAAGAAGCACTAGAAAGAGGAGATGTGGTTCAGGCTTCTTTGAATTTTGATGGTTCTTATGAGGGATTATGGGTTCCTACATATATGATTGAAGGGGATCCGGATAGAGGAATAGAACCTATGACTCCAGACTTAAGGACAGTAAAAGATTTAAAGGATTACTGGGAAGTTTTTGAGGATCCAGAAGAGCCGGGCAAAGGCAGAATATACGGATCTATACCTGGTTGGACTACAGATGAAATTTTTAGGGAGAAGCTTGAAAATTATGGTCTGTTAGAATATTACAACTATTTTAGTCCAGGTTCAGATACAGCTTTAGCTACTTCAATGATTACAGCCTATGAAAGAGGATTGCCTTGGGTTGGATATTACTGGGAGCCTACTTGGGTAATAAGTATGCTAGATATGACTTTACTAGAAGATGAGCCTTTTGATCAAGAGCTGTGGGATTCAGGATATCTATGTGAATTACCACCTCAACCTGTATATGTTGACGTTCATCAGGATTTTCCAGAAAGAAAACCCGAAGTAATGGAATTTTTGAAAAATTATGAAACTAGTAGTGAAATGACAGGGGAGGCCCTTTTATATATGCAAGAAAATGATGCAAATGAAAAGGAAGCTGCAATATGGTTCCTCAATGAATACGAAGATCTCTGGACCTCTTGGGTTCCTGCTGAAGTTGCAGACAAGGTAAAACAAGCTCTATAG
- a CDS encoding energy-coupling factor transporter transmembrane component T family protein, translating to MILTSQNTSEFHNHLWDIRIKIVTLFLLVLGIISLNTPIMLLLSLVFLLLLALYSGLTIKFMLTRVTVLLPFLILMSIPLLLGGGISEIHYRYEFVLLLVLKALSSFIAMLIMVATQPLEEFLHALGQLKVPAPLISIIFLTYRYTLLFISEIKSTKNALQARLFKPSLQNNALQVYGEISGGMIIKAIDRSDLLYRAMSTRCFNGTMPLDNPKKICKKDILTSSIIGVLLIIMFSAERWWIM from the coding sequence ATGATTTTAACAAGTCAAAATACCTCAGAATTCCATAATCATTTATGGGATATTCGAATTAAAATAGTTACACTTTTCCTGTTAGTGTTAGGAATAATAAGCTTAAATACACCTATAATGCTATTATTATCTCTTGTTTTTCTTTTGCTTTTAGCATTATACTCTGGCTTAACTATAAAATTTATGCTAACAAGAGTGACTGTTTTACTTCCTTTTCTTATCTTAATGTCAATACCTCTCTTGCTAGGAGGAGGCATTAGTGAAATACATTATCGCTATGAATTTGTCCTCTTACTTGTTTTAAAAGCATTAAGTTCTTTTATTGCTATGTTAATTATGGTTGCTACACAGCCCTTAGAAGAATTTTTACATGCATTAGGCCAATTAAAAGTACCAGCACCACTCATAAGTATTATTTTTTTAACATATCGTTATACTCTTCTTTTTATTAGTGAAATTAAAAGCACAAAAAATGCACTCCAAGCCAGACTATTTAAACCTAGTCTGCAAAATAATGCATTGCAAGTTTATGGAGAAATCTCAGGGGGGATGATTATAAAAGCTATAGATAGATCTGACCTCCTATATAGGGCTATGAGTACACGATGTTTTAATGGTACTATGCCTTTAGATAATCCTAAAAAGATATGTAAAAAAGACATCCTCACTTCTTCCATAATAGGAGTTTTGCTTATAATAATGTTTAGTGCAGAACGGTGGTGGATCATGTGA
- a CDS encoding CbiM family transporter, protein MHLSDGVLTLPIVVTTTVAAAGLVGYSLKGIEEQDIPRISLLTGAFFALSSISVPVGPSSVHLLLGGLLGILLGKKACIAVLIGLLLQLFLFQHGGLTTLGANMLLVSIPALGAYWLYKTIKIKSRFAIGFLAGSLAVIGTLILVILLLFLSNPVFGEGLFSVINILVIGHLPILLIEGIVTGFAIQFFYKVKPDILETQKEAM, encoded by the coding sequence TTGCACTTAAGTGATGGAGTTTTAACACTGCCTATTGTTGTAACTACTACTGTTGCAGCCGCTGGTCTTGTAGGATACTCATTAAAAGGAATTGAAGAACAAGATATTCCTCGTATTAGTCTTTTAACTGGTGCATTTTTTGCTCTTTCATCTATAAGTGTTCCGGTTGGCCCTAGTTCTGTTCATCTTTTACTAGGCGGTTTACTCGGTATCCTCCTTGGAAAAAAAGCTTGTATTGCCGTACTCATAGGCTTATTACTACAATTATTCTTGTTTCAGCATGGCGGACTGACAACACTAGGAGCTAATATGTTATTAGTTTCAATACCTGCATTAGGTGCATATTGGCTTTATAAAACCATAAAGATTAAATCCCGCTTTGCAATAGGATTTTTAGCTGGGTCTTTGGCAGTTATAGGAACATTAATACTAGTAATCCTTCTGTTATTTTTAAGCAACCCGGTCTTTGGTGAAGGATTATTTTCCGTAATAAATATCTTAGTTATAGGTCATTTACCTATTCTTTTAATCGAAGGTATAGTAACCGGTTTTGCAATTCAGTTTTTCTATAAAGTTAAACCTGATATATTAGAAACCCAAAAAGAAGCTATGTAG
- a CDS encoding energy-coupling factor ABC transporter ATP-binding protein, whose amino-acid sequence MKTVEINKLTFKYPDQTIGIKDLNLEINSAKRVAILGSNGSGKTTLLFHLCGIFIPQKGKVKVLNEEVNKSNLRKIREKVGFVFDHPDYQLFSTSVYNDIAFGPINLGLDEKTIKKRVQKAMKLVNIEDLAAKSPSRLSWGQKKRVAIAGVLAMNPSLIIFDEPLSGLDPASMQSFTTILNQVYDQGKTVFISTHDVDFAYS is encoded by the coding sequence GTGAAAACCGTTGAAATTAATAAGTTAACTTTCAAATATCCTGATCAAACAATTGGAATCAAAGATTTAAATTTAGAAATTAATTCAGCAAAAAGGGTTGCAATACTAGGATCTAATGGAAGTGGAAAAACTACTTTGTTGTTTCACCTTTGCGGAATATTTATTCCCCAAAAAGGAAAAGTAAAGGTCTTAAACGAAGAAGTAAATAAATCAAATTTGAGAAAAATACGCGAAAAAGTTGGCTTCGTTTTTGATCATCCAGATTATCAATTATTTTCTACAAGTGTTTACAACGACATTGCCTTTGGCCCTATAAACCTAGGTTTAGATGAAAAAACAATAAAAAAAAGGGTGCAAAAAGCAATGAAACTTGTAAATATAGAAGATTTAGCAGCAAAATCCCCTTCTCGTTTAAGCTGGGGACAGAAAAAAAGAGTTGCTATTGCAGGTGTATTAGCTATGAATCCAAGCTTAATAATTTTTGATGAGCCATTATCAGGTCTTGATCCAGCCTCAATGCAAAGCTTTACCACAATTTTAAATCAGGTTTATGATCAGGGAAAAACAGTTTTTATAAGCACACATGATGTAGACTTTGCCTATAGCTAG